The Coffea arabica cultivar ET-39 chromosome 6e, Coffea Arabica ET-39 HiFi, whole genome shotgun sequence genome contains the following window.
CATCACAGAAGCAGAAGGCACATATGCTTTTCCTTTCCTGGTTGAATACTTTCTGGATCTGGCTGTTTTACTTTTACACTTAACTTTTGGTTTTCTCAATTGCTATAAGGACAACTTTATAGTGTGTTGGGTATTAGATTACAGTCTTCAACTGCAttattgaaactttttttttgggggcagGTATCGCATACAAAGTGATAGGAAAGTTGCAATCTGTAGTGTTCATCCATCTGAGCAAGCTACATTGCAGTGTCTTGGATGTGTTAAAGCGAAAATACCTATCACTAAGAGTTACCATTGTTCTCCGAAATGTTTCTCGGATGCATGGCAGCATCATCGTGTTTTGCATGAGCGCGCAGCTAGTGCTGTTAATGAAAATGGCAACGAGGaagaagaaatttttggtcGCTTCAATGGTTCAGGATCTGGGGTTATCAATACAAACTTGACGGGTACGCAGGCCAATTCTAGCTTGGCAAATGGTGCCACGGCTTTATACCCTGCTGCAGTAACACAGAGAGGTGGTGAGACATGGTTCGAAGTTGGACGATTTAAAACATACACACCGACGGCTGATGATATTGGCCATGTCCTTAAATTTGAGTGTGTTGTAGTGGATGCAGAATCCAAACAGCCTGTGGGGCAATCAAGTACACTAAACACTTCTCGCGTAATTCCAGCCCCATCTCCTACTCCACGTAGGTTGATTCCTGTCAGTGGAGTTGAAATGCCAGGGCATCTGGACGTTGACGGTCGTGTATCTTCATCAGGAACCTTTACTGTGCTGTCATATAATATTCTATCCGATTCATATGCTGCAAATGATTTATACAGTTACTGTCCTTCTTGGGCTCTTTCTTGGGCTTATCGAAGGCAGAATCTATTACGTGAGATAGTTGGCTACCGTGCTGACATTGTTTGTCTTCAAGAGGTACAGAAGTACATCAAAGCTTCTATGTGCATTGTAAGATAGGTCAAAACTTAATGAATTTTCGGTGGAAAAATGGCGACCCTATGAAGGTCCGGCTAGAGAAGAAATGAGAACAACAATGgaaatgcttttcttttttcttttttttaataataaaggGTAAAAGGTTTGTCAGTTTTGTTCACAGTCACTTAACTGCATTTTGTTCATATAGAGTGGTTTCTCGGAGATCAGAAGTGCTATGTCAGTTAAAAAGCACAATTTCTTTTCCAAACAGTAGTTCATGTTGTATAATACAATAGTGACTTGCCAAAGCTAAGTGTGTTGTCTTTGGTTGCAAGTTTGTGTGTATTTGAAGTTGaaaagtttgttttcttttttgtcttcttgttGATATTCTGGTAAAGAATCCATAAATTTATTTGTACAGTATGTTTATGTTGTCAAGTGCTTTTCAGCATTAATAAAAGGAAATTGGGACAACTTTTACTTGGATCTGCCCAAACCTGAAATGTAAATGTTGTTTATGactatttttctctccttggcTGCCTAAAGTTTCAGCGAATGATTTCTTCCACCTGTTTAGGTATATTTATGTTGACGACAGGCATGAAATCAATAGTGTTGACTGTATTTTTTCTGTCCTAGGTTCAAAGTGACCATTTTGAGGAATTCTTCGCCCCTGAGCTGGATAAACATGGTTATCAAGCTCTATATAAACGAAAAACGGCCGAGGTTAGTCAAAATGTTGATTGTTGTCGTGTTCAAAGGTAGCTGTGCCAGTTATACATTAGACTGTTGTTGTGTGCAGGTCTTCAATGGGAATATTTATTCAAATGATGGTTGTGCTACATTTTTTCGCCGGGATAGATTTTCACATGTCAAGAAATATGAGGTATGAAGCTTTTTCATtatatatttttgcattttctcttttgttgTGCTTGACTGTTCTGTGGTTGTGAAGGTTGAGTTTAACAAAGCTGCACAATCCTTGACTGAAGCTTTAGTTCCAAGTACTCAGAAAAAAACTGCTCTGGGTCGATTGATCAAGGTATCTTAGTTCATTGATtacatgtaattttttttcttccttccatTTGAAACGGATGACATGCTGTTCTTTTTGAACTGTGTCATGATAAAATTTATGTTTCTTTAATATCTGAGTCAGTAAAAAATAGATGTCCCACATGTTTCTGACGCTCTTTGTTTTTTAATTTACCATCCAGAGGTTATACATGTTTTCCAGTTTAACCTTGAACTGTTTTTTATTGACTTTATACCATTTCTTTTTTTGACCTTAGACCCGCCATGTTATGCAAATCTTTTTAACATTCGTGCATTGTCAAAACTTGGGCATCTATCTTGCTGAAAATAATGGAAATGCTTCATCTCTCGCTAATTATGGAGCAAAAGTTATGGTATGTTTTCGTATCTGACTAATAATGTGTCTTCATATAGGATAACATTGCACTTATAGTGGTTCTGGAAGCAAAATTTAGTAACCAGGGAATTGATAATCCTGGGAAGCGACAGCTTGTTTGTGTGGTAAGCATTTAAAGTTGGTTTGCTCTTTGTTCTCAAGTTATTTTATTCCTACTAATGTCACTGTTGATCAATATGGTCGTGGCGATACTCTAATTTTTGGCCAGTTGCATTAATTTTCATCACTTGATTTAATTGATGGCTCATGCTTGCTTCATACTCCTGACTCAATATTACTTTTATGTACTTGAAATTCATTTCTCAATATCTTGGTCCCGTGaaattgtttcttgtttgttagaCATGGTTTCTAGGTgacatattttttcttttgggggGAAAAGGTCCTTTGGATACATCTTTAAAATGTTCATCCTGTGGAGCATAATTGTGACAGTATGTATTACCTTCTTGTACAGGCTAATACACATGTCAATGTTCAGCAAGATTTAAAGGATGTGAAGCTGTGGCAGGTTCTTATTCAACCTCCTCTTGCTGTTGTAGTTGCCTCTATCTTATTATGTGTTAATATTTGTTGATGTGCATGCCTTTGTATCAGGTTCATACATTGTTGAAAGGGTTAGAGAAAATTGCTGCCAGTGCAGATATCCCAATGCTCGTCTGTGGAGATTTTAATTCTGTTCCTGGAAGGTCAGATATGgtttttgtttaatttgcatACTAGTGGTTGTTATGTAGGTTGTGCATCTAAGCAGGAGTTAACTTCCTGATTTATGTTGTGTTTTGGGTGCAGTGCTCCACATGCTCTTCTTGCCATGGGAAAAGTTGATCCAATGCATTCAGATTTAGCAGTTGACCCTCTTGGAATCCTTCGCCCTGCCACAAAACTTACACATCAGTTGCCATTGGTATGTTTCTTGATCTTTAAACGCTAATTTTTAATTTCGTCAACAGATTaaacttctttttctttgagAAGCTTTTAATATGCATAGGCTTGTACTACTAATGATCCTGAGTTGAACATGCTTcttgatatatatataggtaagtGCATACTCATCATTCGGAAGAGCGGCTGGTATTGGTTTTGAGCAACAGAGGAGGAGATTGGATCTTACTACAAATGAACCTTTGTTCACCAACTGCACCAGGGATTTTATCGGCACTCATGATTACATATTCTACTCAGGCATGCTCAAAGTGAACTGTCTTTTACTGTTTTTATCTTTTGACTCCTAGTTCCCCCATGCAGAGCATTTCTGGCTGATTTATCTCTCATTTTTCAATTTGTCCAGGATAAATGTATATTACTAGGTGTGCGAAGTAATTCTTGCTAAACGTATAATATATTTTTAGCAATGTTGtaaatttgttattttttatcctttcaGCGGACTCCTTAACTGTGGAATCTTTGTTGGAGCTCTTGGATGAAGATGGCTTGAGAAAAGACACAGCACTTCCTTCTCCAGAGTGGTCTTCTGATCACATAGCACTCTTAGCTGAATTTCGCTGCAAGCCTAGAACTAGGCGCTGACACTGGGTAGGCTGCTACTTCCAGTCCTTTTACATCTTTACGTAGATCTTATTTTGATTTATGAGGCAGTGAATGTATCGGATGTTGCTGACATGATTTTAATTCCTATTGTTTCGTTTCACTTCATTAGTGAAACAAATCAGGATGGTGCCATAAACTGTAAATTCTCCGTAGGGTTGCAGAGTAGAGTTTCGAATGCATATTATTAGGTTTTGATGGAGACATTGTGTGCATCTCGCTTGGGGGGTGCGTGTAGTTGCGTTGCTATGATTTTAATTCTATCCTTTGCTTTGTGTAGGGATTATTGAAAAGGTTGTAATATGTATAACTCATGCCCAAGCATTCTCCCTCTCCCATCTCGTTTGATTACTTAAGTTTTGATGCCCGTGGCTGCAGGTCTTGTTTGCGGAGGAATTTCAGAAATAGAAACAGAGACAGAGTCATTTGTAAGAATAGTAGATGATGTTTCCTGTGTTTTTCCTTAGGTGTTCCCAAGTGGATCCTTAGTTGTGATCTTTTGTATCATGCAACCTTTGTTTCATAGAGAAATTGTGGTCATGCTGTACTATAGAAGTTCTCCTTTAATTTAAATAGAAATATAATACCAAATACCCATAGGCGGTATGACCAGCAgcttttttcaaatttctttggTGCTTTGCTTTTCATATCCATTGAGCTGCCAGCAATTTCCTGCTGGAATTTTTAGCCAACGGCACTGGGATGAGTGAATCTAAGAGCTTGCTCATCAGAGACTCCAGCATGTTAAACCCATCATCTTATAAAGAGACCTTAACGATATGGTAATTTTCATTGTTATATATTGAGAAAAACAAATTAAGATTGCATATTACATACACATCCTATAAGTTGAAAATTTCTCTAAAGCCGTGGGAAGGAATTTTGTCGAAAACATTTGAAAGATGAACTAAATTAAAAATGGTCAAAAGAATCGCGTTGCCTGTAGtctgttggaaaaaaaaaaaaaggcataaaTTGAGAAATGCAAAATGTTCGAAGAAAAACCGCTGAATGTTAAGGGTCTTGGTGTCATATTGGTTTTTAAGGCGTGGATATAGAATACAAAGGTGCGGAAAATTTTTTATGGTCATTTCATTTCCTGGCGGGCAGTTTTGGTATATACATACAAATTTTTAAGGGTCTGATGATGTTCCAGGAGAATCAGTCAAAACTGCCGTAAATTTCAAATCACACATGATCACTCTACCTGGGCAATGGGCAAACATGTGAAAATGAGCCATGTCTCTACTTCTTGATTGCTTGATTATTCAACacatctggaaaaaaaaaatatataaaggcTCAAATGCCAGATACACAAGTAAGTAGTCATCAAATTTGCTCATCCTTGTACGTAATTcatcaaagaaaaaaagaacagaACAAGTTGCAGCGGTCTCTCGCGCCTGTTGAGTGTCAAAGCTTCGGACATTCACTTATGTGATTTCAGCTCTTCATTTTGCTGCTCTCATTATGAGTCCCTGGAGTTTGGCTGATTGAGATTGACAACTGAACTGGTCAAGATCCAAGTCAAAGTCGTGTATAATCAAAGCAGAAATAACAATTCATCCAGATATGTTTAGATATCTGTCATTGCATTGGGGGTTTTATATCACATTTTGGAaactgccattgaagaagttTAGGgttaagaaagaaagaaagataaaaaaGTCAGGTTGGTTGAATGTTGATTTCAGATGGATTAGATGAGTATATCTGTCTAAATTTGCTCATTATATTAGTACTGCTTTGCAAATGGCCACACACGTCAATATCTTGAATGCAAGGCAAGGGCCCAAAACTCAGACGAAGCTCAGTAAAAGAAGTCAATTCAATTAGAGCATAGGAAAGCTTAAAATCTTGCTCGGTCATTTTAGCTTGAGGTACTTGCCAAATTGGATACATCACGAAGACATGCTTTTACAAGTTTTTCTGGACAGCGATTTTCTGACTCCTGTGGGCTATGTTGCAGTCCCAGCAATTAATGTATGACGTCGTGCATGCCTGAATTAGCGCCAATacatccatatatatatatatatgtatatgtatatgtatctacacacacacacacacacgcacgcACACAGAGAGAGACACATATACATGCAAAGGGGCAGAACCATATCATCCCTTAATCACCCACCTCTTTCTCGCGGCTGTTTTATTGAATTGGCTAAATAAACTGCATAATTTGGCGTGTCATGGAAAGAATTAGCACAAGAGTTTCACTATGTTTGCTAGCTCTGATGATGGCTGGTTGTGTTAGAGTAAGCAGTGATTTTGCACAAGACAAGCGAGAATGCCAAGATCAATTGGCTGGTCTGTCGCCTTGTGTTTCATTTATAAGCGAAGAGGAGAAGCATCCCAGCCCAGTTTGTTGCCTCAGGCTGGGAAATAACTACGATCAAAAGCGCAGGTGTTTGTGCATGCTGGTGAGAGACCGTAATGAACCAGGTCTTGGCTTCAAAATCAACGCCACACTTGCACTCGCTCTTCCCTTCATCTGTCACTTACCAGCTAACGAGACGCAGTGTCTTGGTAATCAATCAACTATAGATTAATTCCCACATATATAGTCTTAGCTCTGCTCGTAACTTTcatccctttttccttttttggctaATAATTGTGGCTTGGATTACAGATTTTCTGCACCTGGATCCTCGGTCACCAGATGCTCAGATTTTTCTGCAGTTCTCTAATTCTTCTGCAAATAGAACCAAAACTATTAGTGGCATAGGTACACTTTCTATTCTTTACACTTTATCCTACAACTTTCTATGTCCATGCTTttgcagaatttttctgtttttaataGTACACCGATGATCATCGGAGGTTGAGTTTGTGACGCCAAATCACAGGATTCATCTGTCTGTTTGCAGAAACGTGATGATGGTCTGTTTTATGTTATATGTTTTGCTATATATTGCTGATgcccgtttttttttttttttaattttaatttctttcttttgtagcAGCTGATTCTGGAAGTTCAAGCTCGATAAATCGTGGAAGGAAATGGCTTAACTTGGCGATGCTTGGCGTGGTTTCAGTTTGGCCACTCATATCAAGTTTCATTAGCAAGTAGTTTGTAGGGAAATTAGAGTGGTGCTGTCTTTGCCCTTTTTCTTCCCCAAAAGAATGCAAGTGCAGGCGTGTGTGTGGTGTATTTATGTGTCTTTTTTGTGATCACTTGTGATAAATATTAGAATCAAGGAATATGCAATCTAGTGAAACCAATGACCTCTTTGAGAAAGACACAAACGTGGTTCTTCCCAACAAGCGTTGCATTCTTCTTCTTGATCTTACAACTAATGAAGTACTTATTTCCTCACAGCAACGGGGGACTGGAGAGGGTAAGGTACCAATTAGTAGCATCTGTTATGGTTGTTTATGAGTTCCTCTTCTTCTAGTAAATGTGTGTGTCTGTGTACCCTTGTTTCCATGAGTGCACAGATACTTTAGGAAGCCAAAAGATGAGCAAATCTGATACTAAATTATTGAACCTAAATAtggcaaaattttcattttccgcATGATCTAGAAACAATTGCTTTCCATACGAACAAAAACCTACCCATAGGATGCCCCATCCCTTTCAGATGCATCGTGTGTTTGGGATACGCTTGAACATAGGTCAACCAAAGTGGTCTTGCAACTCAAGCAGAGCTTTGCCATCGAAGgcatgcaattttgtgaagagGAAGCTTCTCCTAAACTTGAGGCAACAAGCTATCCTAGAGTTTATGCCatgcatatacatatatattgttATAGTCTGATGCAAAAATGGTATTATGTGGAAAATCAACTTTACGCCATAATGCCAGTCAGAGGTCCTATGAAAAATGGAACATAATACGATAAATCATTGAGAATAAAAATATGCCAAAACCCTCATGGTATAAACCTGACACTCATAATACAACCATTAAGATTCGAACCCGAACCTATGAAACCATGTTCTACACATAGTTTTACCTGTTGAAAGTAGTTGCTGATTTTCATAGGAAGGTGTTGTGATCTTGCATAATGCATTAAAAAGTAATTGCGAAATGTAGAAAGCATATACGTTAAATCTAATCTGCGTACTTGATTTGATGGAGCAATAGAAGCACGATGACCTGAGAGTAAAATGGTATCATGAATCCAAGTAAGTCCACAAGTTGTAGAACACATGTTCAAAACCTGAAAGCACAAAGATTGCAATGTTACTCGGGATTCCTTTCCTCCTTCATAATTCTTCGTGTTTAAGGAAAACAGAATCTACACGTAAAGGGATTAGGCAAATTCTCCGAATAAGGAAAACAGAATCTACACACAAGGGGAAAACATCCCTAATTATTGTGGCAATGGCACAAAACATCTTCTAGTTACCCCACCAGTGGCCAAAAGGCAAGCATTGGATGTTGGTGCTTGAAGCGCATCATTAGCATGATGCTCAGGTCTGGGAATCCCTAGAACACTGTGTGGTGGGGGTATGGTCAACTCACTTAAAGTTTGGTAAGAAGGGGTGGGTCCAATTAGTAAAAGAGAATTTAACCACTAAATAAAATCCAATGAAGCTTTCACATGCGTATCAGGGAATGTTTTTCTGAAAATAAAGAGAGGACTGCCATTGAATAATAGCTGGTCCTCTGTGGGAAGCTTTCTAATTCTGCCCCATTTGTTAGGCATTCTTCACTTCTTGAAGACAAAAGCAAAAAACAATGCTTCAGTGGgatttgaaaaagaaatgcaactGAAGTTTGATGGCTTGATATAGATGTGAGGCTGAAATCAGAATTCAAAGCATTACTTGCAATAAAACTAATGACGTAAAAGGTGAGAGAACAAGATCATGTATTGTTTTCCACTTTCTGTGGTAACTTTTACTTTCTTCCAAGTAGAGAGAGGTGCTTGTATGATGGCATTTCACATTACAGAGCAGAAATATCGAGTGGATACTGTCCATATAAAGTCTTTATCAGCATGAAGCAAACGTGGGAATTTTAAGcaatgttttttatttttttaaattgaaacATTAAAGGGAGCATAACAGTTAAATACGTCCTGAACTCCTGAAACCGAAGTTAAAAGCTCAAAGCACATTTTAAGGGTCAAGAAAGGAGCTTAACAATATTTTGAGCTTTAGCCAACAAGAGAGTCTGAACAGGTTATCCATTTAAACCATGGACTATCACTTACTTTAAATCAGACGGTAAGCCAATCTATTAAACTTTAATGCAAGATATTATTTGCAGCCTGACAGACTTACAGCTTAGCTATGCACTTTGAAGCATTTCAGCTTTGGGAACAATTGAAGGAGTTCGTCACGCGCCCTTTTctgcacaaattttttttttaaaagggaCTATATTAAAGCCCTGTGTCACCTATGATTGCATATAGATGGCTCCTAGAGAATGTTAACATTCTCAGGTGCATATTATGTGCATTTGTTTGaaacataaaatgaaaaatataatatttacaTTTATCATAAAATACAATATGATCTCCAAACAAGTATGTCATAAGTTCGTCGTCTTCATAGAACCAAATATGTAAAATCTATTTCAACATCCAGAATTACATTTATCCAAATCCCTTGTTTGTCTATCCTATCATGTCACATCCCCATCCTTCGTAAGCATTCTTCCTAGATTGGGACAAATAGAAGACTCCAGTTCTTATGCCTTGTATACcaatcaaaattaattttcaaGGAACTACTACATACGAGCATTGTTGTGGAAAGGCACAATGCATTTTGTACAGATAAGAATGCATAACAAGTGGAAGGACTTTTGCTGCTATGGCAAACCAAAAGCTTACCTTAATGCCAACACAACCATTCACGTCGAGTGTTGTGAGTGTACCTGAGCAGCATTTGCAGAGGGCCTCAAGGCACCTATCAGTCACCCCAACAATCCCAAACAAGCTAAAAGGCAAAACAGCCAAGCCCCAGAGACACAAGTTTCAGTCCAATAGCAGGAAAAATGTGCTAATACATCAAAGTAAGCCTACTTCTTGTATGCCTATATCAAGTTCAGAATACAACGGCAAGGAATGTACAAAAATTAACAGGCAGATATCCATGAATTAGATTATCTAATATTTTTACAAGGGGATTACCCTAATGTACAAATAAGTACTTCAGCTAATGCCAATCTTCAATTTTCTGGATTTACCTCAAAAGTTCAAGAGAACTGCAGCTTTCAGCTATAGCTTTCACTCCCACATCTGTCACATGTATACACCTAAATAACAAAGCATTAGCTCTAACAAAAAAGACAAATTTCTTGCATATCGCTAAAGCCCATATCTGGCTTACCATGTCAAATTCAGTGAAACTAGCTTTCTGCAGTTGGCTATAGAACGTAGTCCATCATCTGTTAGGTTCTAATATACCAAACTTTGGTCAAAACCAATGGCTTGGGACAAAAAATCCACCATTGCACAAAGTTGTAGGTTGGCTATCCAAGTTTGATTATGACACAAATCTGTTATTCTAAAACAGAATATACCTGAGCACCACAGAGGTCTAAAAACCTTAGATGCGACAACAGAGAGATCTTTTTATAAGCTTCATCTGTAAAGCTGCCCAAACAAAATGTAGAAGTTGAGATGTACACAAGCATGGCATACATTTGAGATGTATAAGTTGTGTTCCATTACTAGAAAGGTCCTAATTTTACATATTATTCAAGGGTAAATTTACCTAGAGAGGGCATAAAGattcaaactttgaagagaatAGCAATTCAGCAATATCTGTTGTAAACCACCATCTGTTAGCTTGATGCACCTAGTGACATCCCAAAGATATGAAGTGAGATACTGTCAGGAGGGATGAATTATTTTACCCCCTAAATGGGTTATGAAGATGAGAAGCAGTTGATGCAAGATTCCTGTAATGAATAATTCTCCATTTTCATGTAATAAAATACTGCATCCTCCagtgatttctttttctttttcttttgtaacaCAGTCAAATGATCACTGTCTTGTCTAGACATCTTTGAAACAAGATCTTCTCTATTCATCAGCCTTGAGTTAAAAACAAGCAATAGCTGATATAATTATGTCAACTATTTTATTTATAGATTTCTAACAGTCACTACAGTATGTTTCTTTATTTTGTCTTTCCAATGCAATAAGACTATGAATCCAACATTAACCTTAATCCATACCTTGTCAGGTTTAAAGATTCCAAGTCTCGATAATTGTCAGCAATTAAGTGCAAACTTTGCTCCGTGATATTCTGTCATTGTCAAGAAAAAGAAGCTACATGAGAGATTTCCATCTTGCAACAGATGAAGTGATCAAGAAAACGTAGCATGTATGATGAGCAGGAGTTGACAACAAGTAAGGCTCATGTCTAACTACGTAACAAAAATTTGCATCA
Protein-coding sequences here:
- the LOC113694716 gene encoding F-box protein At3g58530-like isoform X1; amino-acid sequence: MERRCAEESTDIGGEEEEVEVEEALWNKETIPRVMKIVCTCIKLHQRDLISLLLVSPWLHRTLISHPSIWLVIDLHEMNNAGDRLVAALSLPRYHNVKNINLEFARDIEDKNFEILKSKFVDALKNLESLNLNGCQKISDKGVEVITSICPNLAAFSIYWNVRVTDIGVKHLVRNCKRITDLNLSGCKNITEQSLHLIADNYRDLESLNLTRCIKLTDGGLQQILLNCYSLQSLNLYALSSFTDEAYKKISLLSHLRFLDLCGAQNLTDDGLRSIANCRKLVSLNLTWCIHVTDVGVKAIAESCSSLELLSLFGIVGVTDRCLEALCKCCSGTLTTLDVNGCVGIKVLNMCSTTCGLTWIHDTILLSGHRASIAPSNQVRRLDLTYMLSTFRNYFLMHYARSQHLPMKISNYFQQVKLCVEHGFIGSGSNLNGCIMSVRFIP
- the LOC113695944 gene encoding carbon catabolite repressor protein 4 homolog 2-like, encoding MLSVLRVHLPSDIPIVGCELTPYVLVKRPDKSVITEDIPESAPLDGYFLRYKWYRIQSDRKVAICSVHPSEQATLQCLGCVKAKIPITKSYHCSPKCFSDAWQHHRVLHERAASAVNENGNEEEEIFGRFNGSGSGVINTNLTGTQANSSLANGATALYPAAVTQRGGETWFEVGRFKTYTPTADDIGHVLKFECVVVDAESKQPVGQSSTLNTSRVIPAPSPTPRRLIPVSGVEMPGHLDVDGRVSSSGTFTVLSYNILSDSYAANDLYSYCPSWALSWAYRRQNLLREIVGYRADIVCLQEVQSDHFEEFFAPELDKHGYQALYKRKTAEVFNGNIYSNDGCATFFRRDRFSHVKKYEVEFNKAAQSLTEALVPSTQKKTALGRLIKDNIALIVVLEAKFSNQGIDNPGKRQLVCVANTHVNVQQDLKDVKLWQVHTLLKGLEKIAASADIPMLVCGDFNSVPGSAPHALLAMGKVDPMHSDLAVDPLGILRPATKLTHQLPLVSAYSSFGRAAGIGFEQQRRRLDLTTNEPLFTNCTRDFIGTHDYIFYSADSLTVESLLELLDEDGLRKDTALPSPEWSSDHIALLAEFRCKPRTRR
- the LOC113694716 gene encoding F-box protein At3g58530-like isoform X2, with the protein product MCRRINRYRRRGRGSRSRRSIMEQRNNSKGDEDSLYLHQTSSERPHLSLISQPLASPHSHLPSLHLVIDLHEMNNAGDRLVAALSLPRYHNVKNINLEFARDIEDKNFEILKSKFVDALKNLESLNLNGCQKISDKGVEVITSICPNLAAFSIYWNVRVTDIGVKHLVRNCKRITDLNLSGCKNITEQSLHLIADNYRDLESLNLTRCIKLTDGGLQQILLNCYSLQSLNLYALSSFTDEAYKKISLLSHLRFLDLCGAQNLTDDGLRSIANCRKLVSLNLTWCIHVTDVGVKAIAESCSSLELLSLFGIVGVTDRCLEALCKCCSGTLTTLDVNGCVGIKVLNMCSTTCGLTWIHDTILLSGHRASIAPSNQVRRLDLTYMLSTFRNYFLMHYARSQHLPMKISNYFQQVKLCVEHGFIGSGSNLNGCIMSVRFIP
- the LOC113694718 gene encoding non-specific lipid transfer protein GPI-anchored 22 isoform X2; translation: MERISTRVSLCLLALMMAGCVRVSSDFAQDKRECQDQLAGLSPCVSFISEEEKHPSPVCCLRLGNNYDQKRRCLCMLVRDRNEPGLGFKINATLALALPFICHLPANETQCLDFLHLDPRSPDAQIFLQFSNSSANRTKTISGIADSGSSSSINRGRKWLNLAMLGVVSVWPLISSFISK
- the LOC113694718 gene encoding non-specific lipid transfer protein GPI-anchored 22 isoform X1, encoding MERISTRVSLCLLALMMAGCVRVSSDFAQDKRECQDQLAGLSPCVSFISEEEKHPSPVCCLRLGNNYDQKRRCLCMLVRDRNEPGLGFKINATLALALPFICHLPANETQCLDFLHLDPRSPDAQIFLQFSNSSANRTKTISGIAADSGSSSSINRGRKWLNLAMLGVVSVWPLISSFISK